One window of Aspergillus oryzae RIB40 DNA, chromosome 3 genomic DNA carries:
- a CDS encoding putative longevity-assurance protein (LAC1) (protein transporter of the TRAM (translocating chain-associating membrane) superfamily) yields MTKEAPSQSVTELNACVSTGHRPAVKETTFREWVVDNQIGISLTILSMLLAVHHLYPSLRPYTAPFFQLSYYQASQGVYVQGWDDIYFVASSAIAFTAIRAIVIDWVLRPIAMHTGLKRKASVRFAEQGWMWLYYAFFWTFGMYIWSNSNHWMNFAAIWDEWPARGVSGSLKWYLLAQLSFWIQQIFVINIEERRKDHYQMFTHHIITSTLLTSAYIYGFYNVSNVVLCLMDIVDLLLPTAKILKYFGYELACNVAFGVFMLTWLITRHIMYPLLCWSIFKEVPARMSYGCYSGTTAEMISNDGYPDQLAHLFYPFLNIDGPICMNRTIKWIFLSLLLFLQVLSIIWFAMVIRVAVGVLRTGNAEDSRSDDEEEEEMEMRISSKDGPNGSAAGSDGTTADWRRLNGSSTVRPRARGRVRLGEQSDRKALLGRIGCDKPT; encoded by the exons GAATTTCATTGACAATCCTTTCTATGCTATTGGCCGTGCACCATCTCTACCCTTCTCTAAGACCTTATACCGCTCCGTTCTTCCAACTATCCTACTATCAAGCTTCTCAAGGCGTTTACGTTCAGGGATGGGATGATATTTACTTTGTCGCTAGTTCCGCGATCGCCTTTACGGCCATCCGGGCCATTGTAATTGACTGGGTTCTTCGACCAATTGCGATGCATACAGGACTGAAACGGAAAGCTTCAGTTCGGTTTGCCGAACAAGGCTGGATGTGGCTGTACTACGCGTTCTTCTGGACTTTCGGCATG TACATTTGGTCGAACTCCAATCACTGGATGAATTTTGCCGCCATCTGGGATGAGTGGCCTGCTCGCGGCGTCTCAGGCTCGCTCAAATGGTATCTCCTGGCACAGCTTTCATTCTGGATACAGCAGATTttcgtcatcaacatcgaGGAGCGGAGAAAAGACCACTATCAAATGTTTACccatcacatcatcaccagCACTCTCTTAACCTCCGCCTATATATACGGATTCTACAATGTCTCTAATGTGGTTTTGTGTCTGATGGATATCGTGGATCTCTTGTTGCCA ACCGCAAAAATATTGAAGTACTTTGGTTACGAGCTGGCGTGCAACGTTGCCTTCGGTGTTTTCATGCTCACGTGGCTGATCACACGTCATATAATGTACCCTCTGCTGTGCTGGTCCATCTTTAAGGAGGTTCCCGCGAGGATGTCGTACGGCTGTTATTCCGGAACAACCGCCGAAATGATCTCGAACGATGGGTACCCCGATCAACTGGCCCATCTTTTCTACCCATTCCTGAACATCGATGGTCCTATCTGCATGAATCGCACCATCAAGTGGATCTTCCTATCCCTCCTGCTATTCCTTCAGGTGTTGTCCATCATCTGGTTCGCGATGGTCATCCGCGTTGCGGTTGGTGTTCTCCGTACTGGAAATGCAGAGGACTCGCgcagtgatgatgaggaagaagaagagatggagatgagaatCTCGAGCAAGGATGGCCCTAATGGAAGTGCGGCAGGTTCTGATGGCACCACTGCCGACTGGCGCCGATTGAACGGATCATCTACCGTACGCCCTCGCGCACGTGGGCGGGTTCGACTCGGTGAGCAGAGCGATCGCAAGGCACTACTAGGCAGAATCGGATGCGACAAGCCAACCTAG